From Methylobacterium radiodurans, a single genomic window includes:
- a CDS encoding KAP family P-loop NTPase fold protein: protein MTTLAADSPITTKAEDRLQYRAFAEALARSIVYRAPSDGFVIGVQAQWGMGKSSAINLTLEAIRELQGDAPERGRIQVRPFNPWLFSGLETLAAAYLSELGRVVENTLDQGTPERTRRFVKDLIRGGAEMIGGLTAVGTVLATGGTAAPAAAAVKSAVTGGLNYGAHRIDNRSLDDMIDDLRGHLAGIGTKILVVVDDLDRLQPDEVRQVLTLVKTFGNLPNVIHLLIYDRAIVDRAVGGTASPSDKDRRLPTYLEKIVQVALDLPPPDLAGLRSMTFERLTAIVGPAPPMNEEDWSTVAHIAFEHYLRSPRDVARLCNALSVTWPAVVGEVYLPDLVAIEMLRHFDERTCDAIRSNKGFLVGQGGPLGEDERKTLARSIVESALPSRRDDVVDLVCMMFPAIHGQLKPNGFTGHEQSETLTGRRIGAPDGFDAYFRFSSPTDEIPLSDLRALKERLGSPGYVRAAIQAVAGRYRSDGISFAGPLLDEIRKMLKGGAACEPGLLETLLDLADPLLIAKDEVADFSFITTNGKRLRRLFTAIVERLPPEGRGDAIAVAINRSSAGLHACALIVALLGEDHGIVRKPEKRRSSPLLPLADVERIGSLVAGRIGEAARTENLATQPCIDLVISVWSAFSGPEGPKAWVLDKLAAPRAAVDLAFGEMSLNYSSAPPYRFRRMSQLPDAAVFDSAALADALEEHLAHGRVDAADRPGAEYFVKRARLLLGGPTEGGNLDDLAEDDS from the coding sequence ATGACGACGCTCGCCGCCGACAGTCCCATCACGACGAAGGCGGAAGACCGCCTGCAATACCGAGCCTTCGCTGAAGCACTGGCGAGGAGCATCGTGTACCGCGCCCCAAGTGATGGCTTCGTCATCGGCGTGCAGGCACAGTGGGGGATGGGGAAAAGCAGTGCCATCAACCTGACCCTGGAGGCGATCCGCGAGCTTCAGGGCGACGCTCCGGAGCGCGGGCGCATCCAGGTGCGTCCCTTCAATCCCTGGCTCTTCTCTGGCCTCGAAACGCTGGCGGCCGCCTACCTGTCCGAACTCGGAAGGGTTGTTGAGAATACTCTCGACCAGGGCACCCCCGAACGCACCCGCCGCTTCGTCAAGGACTTGATCCGAGGCGGGGCCGAGATGATCGGCGGCCTTACCGCAGTTGGCACAGTGCTCGCCACCGGCGGTACCGCCGCGCCCGCCGCAGCGGCCGTGAAGTCGGCCGTCACCGGAGGCCTCAACTACGGGGCCCATCGGATCGACAATCGCTCGCTCGACGACATGATCGACGACCTGCGCGGCCACCTCGCCGGGATCGGGACGAAGATCCTCGTCGTAGTCGACGACCTCGACCGCTTGCAGCCGGACGAAGTGCGTCAGGTCCTGACGCTCGTGAAGACCTTCGGAAACCTGCCGAATGTCATCCATCTCCTCATCTACGACCGAGCAATCGTCGATCGCGCCGTCGGAGGCACGGCGTCCCCGTCGGACAAGGACCGCCGACTGCCGACCTACCTGGAGAAGATCGTCCAGGTCGCGCTCGACCTGCCACCACCCGATCTTGCCGGCTTACGATCCATGACCTTCGAGCGCCTCACCGCGATCGTCGGACCGGCTCCGCCCATGAACGAGGAGGATTGGAGCACCGTCGCCCATATCGCTTTCGAGCATTACCTTCGTTCGCCGCGCGACGTGGCTCGCCTCTGCAACGCGCTGTCAGTGACCTGGCCCGCCGTTGTCGGCGAGGTCTATCTCCCCGATCTCGTCGCGATCGAGATGCTCCGGCATTTCGACGAGCGGACTTGTGACGCGATCCGAAGCAACAAGGGGTTCCTGGTCGGCCAAGGCGGCCCGCTCGGGGAGGATGAGCGGAAGACGCTCGCGCGCTCCATCGTCGAGAGTGCTCTCCCGAGCCGACGCGATGATGTCGTCGACCTCGTCTGCATGATGTTCCCTGCCATCCACGGTCAGCTCAAACCCAACGGCTTCACGGGCCACGAGCAGTCGGAAACTCTCACCGGCCGTCGCATCGGAGCGCCGGACGGGTTCGACGCCTATTTCCGGTTTTCCAGCCCGACCGACGAGATCCCTCTCAGCGACCTGCGCGCCCTGAAGGAGCGCCTCGGCAGCCCCGGATACGTTCGGGCCGCGATCCAGGCAGTTGCCGGACGGTACCGTTCAGACGGCATCTCGTTCGCCGGCCCGCTCCTCGACGAGATCCGCAAGATGCTGAAGGGGGGCGCTGCCTGCGAACCTGGCCTCCTTGAAACCCTCCTTGATCTGGCCGACCCGCTGTTGATCGCGAAAGACGAGGTCGCTGACTTCTCCTTCATCACCACGAATGGCAAGCGCCTGCGCCGGTTGTTCACGGCCATCGTCGAGAGACTGCCCCCCGAAGGCCGTGGCGATGCCATCGCTGTCGCGATCAACCGCTCCTCGGCCGGGCTGCATGCCTGTGCTCTGATCGTGGCGTTGCTAGGTGAGGATCACGGCATCGTCCGGAAGCCAGAGAAGCGACGTTCGTCGCCCCTGCTACCACTCGCCGACGTCGAGCGGATCGGGTCCCTTGTCGCCGGACGGATCGGCGAGGCAGCCCGCACCGAGAACTTGGCGACCCAACCGTGTATTGACCTCGTCATCTCGGTATGGAGTGCCTTCTCCGGACCCGAAGGCCCGAAGGCCTGGGTCTTGGATAAGCTGGCTGCTCCACGCGCGGCGGTTGACTTGGCCTTCGGTGAGATGAGTCTGAACTACTCGTCTGCGCCGCCCTACCGCTTCAGGCGCATGAGCCAGCTACCCGACGCCGCGGTGTTCGACAGCGCAGCGCTCGCTGACGCTCTCGAGGAACATCTGGCTCACGGCCGGGTCGACGCGGCCGACAGGCCGGGCGCGGAGTATTTCGTCAAGAGGGCGCGGCTCCTGCTGGGAGGACCGACCGAGGGTGGAAACCTCGACGACCTTGCGGAGGATGACTCTTGA